The DNA window ATGAAAATAGGTATAATTGGCGCTGGAAATGTTGGTGCAACTCTCGGCAGAATTTTAACTAAAAAAAATCACTCTATTGTGTTTGGCGTCAGAGATCCGCAGAGTGCAAAAGTGCAGTCTGCTTCTTCTGCTACAGGGGGAAATGCGCGAGCTGCGAGCGTTGGGGAAGCGGCAAGTCACGGTCAAGTTTTGATATTAGCTACGCCTTGGAATGGGACACAAGAGGCGATCGCCGCTGCGGGAGATTTGACAGACAAAATAATTATTGACGCGACAAACCCGATCGAGCTGACACCTGCTGGACTTGCTGCTGGGCTGACAATCGGACACACAACTTCGGCGGCAGAAGAAATTGCCAAATGGGCGAGTTCAGCGCAAGTTGTGAAAGCTTTTAACAATATTGGTGCAAGCTGTTTTGAAAATTTGCAATTCGGTTCGCAAACAGCAACTGCTTTTATTTGTGGAGACAACGCAGATGCAAAGAAAATTGTCACCAATCTTGCGGAAGACATCGGATTTGAAGTTGTAGATGCCGGGGATCTCAAGCAAGCTCGATTGCTGGAACCGCTGGGGATGCTGTGGATTCACCTAGCTTTCAGCGGTATGGGACAAGATTTTGCGATTAATTTAATCAAGCGCTGAGGTAACAATTGTGAAAGTATTACTGATCGGATTAATTCGAGGCTACAAAATGGGGATTTCTCCTTATTTGCCTAACGCCTGTAGATTTCAACCAACTTGTTCGCAATACGCGATCGAAGCCATAGAAAGATTTGGGGCGGCCCGCGGCGGTTCAATGGCAGTTAAGCGGATTTTGCGCTGTCATCCTTTTCATCCTGGCGGTTACGATCCCGTACCACCCAAAGATAGCCCAGAGAATTAGTTACACTACCAGGTATAATGTCTAAAATCCTTACAGCGGTTGACTTTTCGCTCTCTGGTAGCGGAGCGGGGAGGGTCAAAATAAGGATTCAGCAAACAGGTAGAAGGAAGTTGCGATCGCCCCCTGATTCAGCAATGAAGAACCTCCTCACGCTCTTGGCGGTTGCTATATTAGTTAGATTCTCGATTTTATAGGTTAGTTAATAGTGCAAATAGGGCAGGCATCTTCATGGCTAAAACTATTGAGGGGAATCAGTACCTGAGGGGTTAAACTCCCAGAGTTGGTTGTTGTTTTTAACCTAAATTCCGTAATATTACTGTTTTATTCCACAACTCAGCAGTTATATAATAGGAAAAACGGGAGTACAGGGGATGCGAGTTGATATGTCTGCTACCGCAATCGGGTACAAAATGTTGTCCCATACTCTGGCAGTGCTGAGCCAGAAACAAGCAACAGGGAAACTGCTTTTAGAGCAAGGCGAACAACAGTGGCAACTTTACTTTTTTCAGGGTTGCTTGGTTTATGCCACAGGGGGATCCCACAGGGCGAGGCGCTGGTATCGGGGGATCGGGCAACACTGTCGCAACTTTCAAGTGGATCTCAGAGACATGGATGCTGGAGAATTGTGGGAGTATCAACTGCTTCAGCAAGGGGTAGGAGCCAGCGAAATGAGTTTGGAACAAGCTAAGGCGATCGTCCAAAGCAGCGTTTCGGAAGTTTTCTTTGCTTTGATCGGTCAATCTGGCTTGCGCCGGGAGTGGCGTCCGTCGGAAAAATATTTTTCTAAAATTACCTCTTCTTTGCTGCTGTCTTTAACAGAATTAGAGCAAATTCTGTGTTCTGCAGAACAAATTTGGCAGAAGTGGAAAGCCATGGGTTTGTGGTTGGTAGAACCCGAACAAGCACCTCTGTTAAAAGCGTCGGCACAGTTGCAGGAAAATCGATTTAGTTCTAATTCTTTGATCGCTTTAGCTAACGTATTTAACGGCGAGAATACTCTTTGGGATATTGCTTTTAAGAAAAAACAGTGCGTGACAGTGGCAACTCGCGCTTTAGTTAATTACATGAAGCAGGGTTTAGTAAATTTCCGAACAGTACCAGACTTGCCCTCGCCTATAGAACAGTGGCGCCTTGCTTCGGCGATGATTGGGCCGGTGCGGCCTTTGATTGCCTGTATCGACGACAGTCCGACAGTATGCGAATTTTTAGAACAAATTTTATTACCAGCAGGGTATCGAGTGCTAAAAATTCAAGACCCGATGCAAGGAGTGGGCATTCTGTCCAAACAAAGGCCTGCTTTAATTTTTATGGACGTGGTGATGCCAAAGACAAGCGGTTTTGCTTTGTGCAATTTTTTGCGAAAAACATCGGCTTTTCGGGAAACTCCGATCGTATT is part of the Microcoleus sp. bin38.metabat.b11b12b14.051 genome and encodes:
- the yidD gene encoding membrane protein insertion efficiency factor YidD, which encodes MKVLLIGLIRGYKMGISPYLPNACRFQPTCSQYAIEAIERFGAARGGSMAVKRILRCHPFHPGGYDPVPPKDSPEN
- a CDS encoding response regulator, coding for MSATAIGYKMLSHTLAVLSQKQATGKLLLEQGEQQWQLYFFQGCLVYATGGSHRARRWYRGIGQHCRNFQVDLRDMDAGELWEYQLLQQGVGASEMSLEQAKAIVQSSVSEVFFALIGQSGLRREWRPSEKYFSKITSSLLLSLTELEQILCSAEQIWQKWKAMGLWLVEPEQAPLLKASAQLQENRFSSNSLIALANVFNGENTLWDIAFKKKQCVTVATRALVNYMKQGLVNFRTVPDLPSPIEQWRLASAMIGPVRPLIACIDDSPTVCEFLEQILLPAGYRVLKIQDPMQGVGILSKQRPALIFMDVVMPKTSGFALCNFLRKTSAFRETPIVFLTGQGSIIDRTRAKLTGASDFLSKPAKPQEVLQIADKYLKVKGDRNPLAIPRHNLLNSQQLSLANS
- a CDS encoding NADPH-dependent F420 reductase; this encodes MKIGIIGAGNVGATLGRILTKKNHSIVFGVRDPQSAKVQSASSATGGNARAASVGEAASHGQVLILATPWNGTQEAIAAAGDLTDKIIIDATNPIELTPAGLAAGLTIGHTTSAAEEIAKWASSAQVVKAFNNIGASCFENLQFGSQTATAFICGDNADAKKIVTNLAEDIGFEVVDAGDLKQARLLEPLGMLWIHLAFSGMGQDFAINLIKR